The Bacteroidales bacterium genome has a window encoding:
- a CDS encoding DUF4293 domain-containing protein: MIQRKQTLFLLIAVVALILMPFFPIAKYYGDFSFVLNLFSFKDLTGESPFSSVYNIPLIVVWGLTLLLSIITILLYKKRNLQLRLTSIAIGLIMVFLLLVFIYYTPMIEREFKAFDISTVYSDCISIYLPIIVFIFLILAYRFINKDIKMIKSLDRIR, encoded by the coding sequence ATGATTCAGAGAAAACAAACATTATTTTTACTAATTGCCGTAGTAGCATTAATTCTAATGCCGTTCTTCCCCATAGCAAAATATTACGGCGACTTTTCATTTGTATTAAACCTTTTCAGTTTTAAAGATTTAACGGGAGAATCACCTTTCTCTTCAGTGTACAATATTCCTTTGATTGTTGTTTGGGGATTAACATTATTATTGAGTATCATTACCATTCTTCTTTATAAGAAAAGAAATCTACAATTAAGATTAACGAGCATTGCTATCGGATTAATCATGGTTTTTCTGCTTTTGGTTTTCATTTATTATACACCAATGATTGAGCGGGAATTTAAAGCGTTTGATATCAGCACTGTTTATAGCGATTGCATAAGTATATATTTACCGATTATCGTTTTCATTTTCTTAATTTTAGCTTATAGATTTATTAATAAAGATATTAAGATGATAAAATCTCTTGATAGAATTAGGTAG
- a CDS encoding DUF3078 domain-containing protein: MKKNLILASVICLISISTFAQDTQQDSTAVEKKWKFGLTTSINFSQVSFTNWAAGGSNSLSLNSFVNTFANYHKDRHLWENGLQLGYGTIYTKDEPIKKSDDRINFDSKYSWSLNKLFRLAATLNFKTQFSNTFEYKDDVDPKLVSSFMAPGYLSAGIGIDIVPLDWLTINVSPAVARLTFVTIEELQVQYGNDLGQICKTRFGGLIKIDLKKEIFKNVEVASNLLLFTDYLDEAPFDVIVNWDVFIIMRINKFLSANLTTNLIWDKDILTTDTNNDGINDTAKVQFKELFGIGFTFSF, from the coding sequence ATGAAAAAGAATCTAATTTTAGCATCTGTAATATGCTTAATAAGCATATCAACTTTTGCGCAAGACACACAACAAGACTCCACAGCAGTAGAAAAGAAATGGAAATTCGGGTTAACAACTTCCATTAATTTTTCACAAGTAAGTTTTACCAATTGGGCTGCCGGTGGCTCAAACAGTTTGTCGTTAAACTCATTCGTTAACACTTTTGCCAATTATCATAAAGACAGACACCTCTGGGAAAACGGCCTTCAACTGGGTTACGGTACCATTTATACTAAAGACGAACCTATAAAGAAAAGTGACGACAGAATTAATTTTGACAGTAAATATAGCTGGTCTCTCAATAAATTATTCAGATTAGCTGCAACACTGAATTTCAAAACCCAATTTTCCAATACATTTGAATATAAAGATGATGTTGACCCGAAGCTTGTTTCAAGTTTCATGGCACCAGGTTATCTTTCTGCCGGTATTGGCATTGATATTGTGCCTTTAGATTGGCTCACAATTAACGTATCGCCCGCTGTTGCAAGGTTAACATTTGTTACTATTGAAGAATTACAAGTGCAATACGGCAACGATTTAGGACAAATATGTAAAACAAGATTCGGCGGATTAATTAAAATCGACTTAAAAAAGGAAATATTCAAAAATGTTGAGGTTGCATCAAATCTTCTTTTATTTACCGATTATCTTGATGAAGCTCCCTTTGATGTGATTGTAAATTGGGATGTATTTATCATTATGAGAATCAACAAATTTTTATCGGCAAACTTAACCACAAATCTTATCTGGGATAAAGATATTTTGACTACAGATACTAATAATGACGGCATTAATGATACCGCCAAAGTTCAATTTAAAGAATTATTCGGAATAGGATTTACGTTTTCGTTCTAA